The Archocentrus centrarchus isolate MPI-CPG fArcCen1 chromosome 3, fArcCen1, whole genome shotgun sequence sequence AAGCCTACTAAACtagatctgtaaaaaaaaaaaaaaagagagaaaaaaaaaagaaaaggaaaataaaagatttgaGTTATGTTGGACTTAATTAACAAAAGGGTACAAGGTTGGACATTTCAGAGTTATGTTATATTTGTGTCCCTAGCGGGTGAATGTAAGGAAGtaaagaaaatgtttctcatgtgttagagaaaatgtgtttcttatttGTTAAAAGGGGAGATGTGGTGTTCATGAATAatgaatgttaaacatttgGGATCTTGAATGTGATCCCGGAAGGCCAGGTGACTTGTGGGAAGTCAGCAGGGGGCagggtgtgttttgtttggggttttcatgTAATAAAGGACGTGATCGTCAGCACACGGAGGTCTATGGTTATTTGTTCAAATTAAGAACACGACAATGAGTATCAGGGGTGATTTCTGACAgaagcaagagtgaaagggaaggtttacaaggatgtagtgagacctgctatgatgtatggtttcaagatggtggcactgacaaaaaggaaGCTGAACTGGagatggcagagctgaagatgctcagattttcattgggagtgaccaggatggacaaaattagaaatgagtacatcagaggaacagctcaggtcgaacagtttggagacaaagttagagaggccaGGCTGAGATGATCTGGACGGgtacagaggagggatagtagaTAGATTAACAAATGTTGACTATGGAGCTGCCGggcaagaggaaaagagggaaaCCACAGataaggttcatggatgtagtggaggaggacatgcagaggattgaagtgacagaggaggatgctaaggatagggtgagatggaggtagatgatccactgtggcgacccttAAAAGGAGCAACCGAAAGACAATGCTTTCACAAACACCTTCAAAAAGGTATTTGATAACTGTTAAAATACCACAATGTCAGTCACCACATATAGTTTAatacttctttaaaaaataaaaacaccaccTATATACACAGACTTGGATTTACATTTAATTCTTTTCAGGAAGCAGTGACTGGCTGACTGTTTGTCAAGACCCATTTTATTGATAGAGATTCAAAGACAGGAAATGGCAAGTAAAATGCATAAAGATGGCATATATTTATCTTAACTTTTACAATCAACAAACTTTTTTGACATCTGCAGTTTTTTAGTCACATGTAAAAATAGCAGCAATTTCTATTCAGAAACCTTTAAATTACAGCTGACAtgaatttgtctttttatttggaaaagtctatttttattaacatgaaacaacatttatattttagaatatttaaataggttttaaaatgatgaaCAAAGCTTACCAAAACACAATTAACAAGACCAAATTAGCAACCTAGACCATTTCAAAAAGGTTTAGTcaatcaaataataaatatagGCCATGAATAATCTGCAAACATGTATGATAACCAAATGTGGACTGAAAGATACCCATCTATGGGTCAACTGCCAAGCCTCCTGATTTTACCCACAGCGGCCAAACAAGAAACACATACCAGACTTCAAACTCTTGAGTCAGTTGCCTGTACCATTCACCCAAAACAGAGAATTCAGATGCAACAAAATGAACCAAAGTTATGAAAAAGCAGCGATTTTCAAAACGAACCAATGCAAAGACTTGAAAATGCATTTATAGAAGTGGAAAGATTATGAGTTTGCAACTAAGTGATAAATGCAATCGAGCATTGCTTAACAGCTAAACTGTGCATTAAGgagtgaataaaataaaagttgtgatTTTTACTGAGTTCGCTGGCTATTCTGACTTTCTTAAACCCATGACAGTGCACCGGAAGTTATGCAAGTTAtaatccaataaaaaaaatagagggaGAGATTGAAGGTTGTCATCTATGAACCTCATTTCATCACCATTCTGCATAACATCTCCTTTAGTCTATTGATTTCATCTAATAATGGTGCAATAAACAAATTGTGGAACGTGCATATGAAATTTTAGGGTAAAAACAACACATAACATTTATGACAACTGGCATGGTGAccacaacaaataaagaaaGCAAAGGCCAACAGTTTCATAAAGTCTCAACTATCTATTTGGTGCACTGAGTTGATGGATAAGGACTAAACACTATCAAACTGCTCCCTCCCCTCTTCTTGCTGCTGAGGATTCCTAAACACTTGTGTGCTCAATGTGAGGAGGTTTTGGTCAAACATTTCAAGGCCTCcaagatgaaaagaaacaggATGCCAGCACTCAAGAGGACTTGTGTTCAAACATGTAGTAGCGATACACAATACCAACAACAGCAGCGACAACAGCAGGTAACAACCACATGGTCCAGGAGCTGCAGAAAGATATTAACAAGCGTTAATTTTAAAACATGCTCATTCGTACACATACTGTACAGGGCGTCATTTGCACTCTCcccactgaaacaaacaaacaaagagtcTGACACACATTCATGATTATGACTAACCTGCTCTCTCCAGACTTTGTGACTTCTACCTCCtgcagcacataaaaaaaaaaaaaaagcacaaatgcaaaatggGATAAGGTAGAAAAATCAGAATGTATTGTATTGTAATGTCTCATGGTGTATGGAACAGGCAATGACACTCACCTTTACAttgtccttttttctgtcatcctacaatgaaaaaataaagtgtttttgtcCTGTGATGCCTTGTAGAATTTCATATAAATCAAGTGGGACTGGTTAATGAAGCAGAAGAATAATTATTCCTCAACCACTTATTGATTAGTTGTAGGTTAAATCCCACATTAAAATCCGCcaattaaaaatgatgatttgagTACAGTTTGTGTTGTGTGCTGCCACTTTCTATTAAAAGCCAGAGAAACCAACTCGCAGTTTTAATTAAGTGGGAAAAACCTAAGCAAAAGTCGGCTAAACAGGAATAGAgcaagaaaagtttttttttttttttttttaaatttgcaacTTCCTCTGCTGCACTGGAATGTTGATCTGGAGATAAGCTGGATCAATTTGCAGCAATCTAAATGAATCGCATGAACTGAATAGCTTCCAAATTATAGCCTTTTCAGAGGCAGACCATAATCTTTATGTCCACAGCCACTTCCTTGCTGAGTGAAGGGATCGCAACTCACACAAACAATTTTGTACTAAGATGACACTGTGTGTGAAAATACACAATTGATTTGTCTAAATGAAAGTGCTGGAGACTCATTGGCGCTCAGTGGAAACACAATGCAAACGGATTTATTTTTAAGCAACAATATGAACAGAAAAAGCAAGTAAACCTCGTCTTGCAATGTTTACAACAGGTATGTGACTACTGCCTTAAGACTACTAGAATTCTTGTTAATCTATCATCTAATGTTATAATTATGGTAATTAGTCAATTTAACCACAATGTAAAGTATATTATAAATAttctaaaaactgtttcagtgtctagacattttttaaaaagcacttgcCATGTGTGCATAGTAGACTGATGAGCTACACTAAATTTCCAACAGGCAtaacattttgcttttaaatggGATAAGTTCAGTTGGTGCCTTAGGTTCCTCCCTGTTTCAGAAGTCTGGCATACAGTGCTTTTTGTCCTCAAGAAAGgggtcttcttcctcttccatgCAGCAGATTTATCGTGTCTGCTGTCCTAATGCTGTGATCTCCCCAATTTCAATATTTCTTTTTGCTCAAATTAATGATTTTCATATTCATTCAATACCACGGCACTGCCAGGTAGATGAAAACCAGGAAAGATAAAAGGTGAACATTAGACTGAATGTGATAACATCTGATAACATGTGACAACAATTTCTGAAGTGGTAGAGGATTCATCATCTTATGCATGACGCCATCTTGAGGTGACTCCAAGCAGCTTAGTTGCAAATGACTCAATCTTGTGACATTTACAGGTGccggtcataaaattagaatatcatgaaaaagttgatttatttcagtaattccattcaaaaagtaaaacttgtgtattatattcattcattacacacagactgatatatttcaaatgtttgcttcttttaattttgatcattataactgacaactaatgaaaaccccagattcagtatctcagaaaattagaatattgtgaaaaggttcaatattgaagacacctggtgccacactctaatcagctaattaaatcaaaacacctgcaaaggcctttaaatggtctctcagtctagttctgtaggctacacaatcatggggaagactgctgacttgacagttgttcAAAAGATAACCATTGACACCTTGTACAAGGAGGGCAAaacacaaaggtcattgctaaagaggctggctgttcacagagttCTGTGTCCAAggacattaatagagaggtgaagggaaggaaaagatgtggtagaaaaaagtgtaaaagcaatagggataactgcaccctggagaggattgtgaaacaaaacccactgaaaaatgtgggggagattcacaaagagtggactgcagcttgAGTctgtgcttcaagaaccaccacgcacagacgtatgcagacatgggtttcagctgtcgcagtcttTGTGTCAAGCCATTCTGAACAAGAGACAGCTTCAGAAGcatctcgcctgggctaaaagacaaaaaggactggcctgctgctgagtgctccaaagttatgttcactgatcaaagtcaattttgcatttcctttggaaaacaaggtcccagagtctggaggaagagaggagaggcacagaatccatgttgcttgaggtccagtgtaaagtttccactgtcagtgatggtttggggtgccatgtcatctgctggtgttggtccactgtgtttcctGAGGTCCAAGATcaacgcagccatctaccaggaagttttagagcacttcatgattcctgctgctgaccaactttatgaagatgcagattttattttccaacaggacttggcacctgcacacagtgccaaagctaccagtacctgctttaaggaccatggtatccctgttcttaactggccagcaaactcgaagaggaagatgcgataggGTTTCTAAAAaccttttttgtattggtcttaagtaatctaattttctgagatactgaatttggggttttcattagttgtcagttataatcatcaaaagtaaaagaaatgaacatttgaaatatatcagtctgtgtaacGAATGACTATAATATAAAAGTTTctctttttgaatggaattactgaaataaatcaacttttttcaAGAtcttctaattttatgaccagcacctgtacttACTCTGCTTCATAGGTAGGGTTTAAACAACAATATTCATGTTTAAGATATTTAACTTCAGTATTTGAAAGAGTTCTTTAGACATGTAATAGAAATACTACAGGcagaaaaagtattttcttcTTACCACATGAAGCTCCCCAATGTAGTACTGCTGGAGCATCTCCCTGGCATCTGTGGAATGACCCACATCCTCAAAGCTCTCTGTGGCATCTGCACCTGCCTGCTCCAGTAAAACCTCCTCACCTCCTGGATGCTGAAATCATAATTGGTTGAGCTGGTTACTTTTACTTGCTTGACACACACAACCACTTTAGTATACTTGTTGAAGTTATGAAAAATGATAGGACAGCTAAAACCACAGgcaaaacaatgaaatacaTCAAGATGGTCTTTTGGTGTTGGAATACAGgatttaaaacaacagcaaaccCTTTTGTAAACAATAGGCAAAAATACCCAACTGCAACGCAAACTAAAGAGGTTAATCACAATTTATTtgcattattctttttttttttttttttttttaaataatcacaagATTATCTGCAATTCATCATAATTACTTATGTGGTATTGAAAGAGACAAGATTGGACTTAATTGtatattttttcctcatttaagcatttttttaaagttcccACTTATCCACATGACACTAATTCAAAACTACACTGAGTcctataataaaataatgaaaataatgaagTCTAAAGATTCCAGCTAAATCACCTAACTCAGATATGGCAGAAACCTTAGCAAAAAACCcaatttaaattgtatctttatgcactttgttactagcaaccttttcacatctgtcacatgctCAGgctgaacctgctctcatctgtgaaaagcacagggctccCGTGGGGAACCTGCCAtttctggtattctgtggcaaatgccaatcgggcACTACGGTGCTAGGCAGTGAGCAAGGGCACACCCATGTCGGGCCCTTGGGGCACCcttatgaagtctgtttctgattgtctgGTCAGAGGCATTCACACAGGTGCCCTGCTGgtggtcattttgtagggctctggcagcactcatcctgttcctccttgcacaaaggagcagatcccagtcctgctgatgagttaaggaccttctagagccctgtccagctctcctaaagTAACTGCCTGACTCCTGGAATCTCcaccatgctcttgagactgtgctgggaggcacagcaaaccttctggcaatggcacatattgctGTGCCGTCCTGGAGGAGTTGAACTACCTGTGCAAACTCTGCACGGTCAGGTATTGCCTCatactaccagtagtgacaatgaccctagccaaatgcaaaactagtgaaaacacagtaagttgaggagggaaaaatgtcagtggcctccacctgtaaaaccaatCCTTTTTGGGCTAttttctcattgttgcccctctactGCACCtattgttaatttaattaacaagcagctgaaactgattaataacCCCTTGTGCTACTTAagtgaccagatcaatatcccataagttttattgacttttcattttttttttgtaccaacaTGGTGATTCACAAAGAACTATTAGCCAAAAAAACCTGTGCTATTGTGCTGCAGGTCcttaaaaattaattattgaATGTTTCAATAATGTTTCAATAAAATGCTGCACATATTCCCAATTTTGCTAGCAAAATGGGCGTGCTGGCACAGTACAACGACTTGCCACTCCGGGAGGGGCCGTTTAGCATGCACGTAATAGGAATACTTGAGtgaaaagttgcatttttttttatttttatttttttattacttactTTTGATACGTGGCATTACAATTTTCAGCCATgcaaactgaattgaatgatactttattgatcccacaatggggaaattacagttaacagttaCAGTTAATAAATGATCTCATCACCATCAGGAAATAGACCCCCTTTTTGATCACCAGTCCATTATGAGCTATGTTTTCAGTCACACAGTGACTATAGATCAAGATGTATACGTTCAGATTGCGATCGAACAAGCTCTCAGTCCCAAGAGTCGAGTCACGGGACGTAGCTAGCGGTTACGTGTTAGCCAACGTGAGCGAACCTATCCTAAAAACACGTGGACAAACTTGcagaataaataaaaccttaacCAGGTCCCTTAAAGTAACCCAGTGGTCATTTGATATCGAATCTTTATACCGGCGGGTTCTGAGTGTCGGGCTGGATTGTTAACAGCAACTTAACCGAAGACAATTAGCAAAGCTTACAGGTCAACAACGCAACGATAACAATCGTCCTGTACTTCCAGGAAGTCCGGACGACTGACAAAAACCGAGGGGTTCATGGCGAAACCTGAATAATGGCTACTTTTGTGTCCAAGTATGAGCTacaagtcaacagaaagtcttCCTTACCTCTTCGAGGAAACTTGATATGTCATATACTTTATCGTGGATGATGAGCCATGTGTCGTTGCTCATGTTGTGTACTCTTATCTCTTCAAACGTGTAACATTTTACATCATCATCTACCGTTTCGCAGGTTTGCTCAACGTTGTCGTTATTAGCAGCTCCACTACCCGATTTAGTgaggttttctttattttcctcacccATTCTAATGGCAGTGCGACTCAGCAGCTAGCTACCGTTAGCTTCTCTTATCTAACTACGGGCGTAAAGATAGCTGTAGCTACGTGTACTATCTGATTACGGCCAGCTCGGTGCTCGGGAAGCTCCTAATAACACCGCAGGAAGAAAAAGGACAACAGAAGCACAATTCCGATGCTGAATAATTATGCGTTACGAAAGCCCCACACCGGTATCGGCAGGCATGTGAAACGCACCAATGACACTGTGTGTTGTTTCACCGCGGGGACAGTAACCAAAGAAACTGTCACTTTCTCAGCAGCGACCAATTAGATTGCCCGGCTAATGATCACGAGACCATGAAATACGCGAAGGGGGTCAAGTGTGCGTTGTTATTGTGCATCTgagttatttgtttgttttggagtttCTGGTAGCATAATGTAGTTTACACGTCTTATCCGCGTAACATTTTCTCTTTCCTGGCAGTGATTAATTgcagacattttcttttctctcaagTTAGCAGTAATGTGGGAttggatgttttattttttttccaggtttgaaaaaaaaacctgttttgcTTCCAATAAATTACAGAAGCGTAGAGTCATTTAAAACAGTCTATAAACcaacaatataaatatattgcCTGTAACTACCATATACCATAACTAACTACCATATTGGATTCACAAGTGAAGAAGCTCAACTCTGAAATCTAAAAAACATTTGTGTCAtttacacacagacaaagacgTAGAAAGTAATATAGAAATGCTTGTTGCTCACTGTGACagcactgagcagctccttcagtgacaggcTGCTGCACCCACACTGTGAAGGAGAGATATCAGAGATCTTTCCTTACAGCTGCTCTCAGACCCTGCAATAAACAACAGTAGGAGaccacatgtacacacacatgtgaatagacacatgcacactctaCGGACTGATAAATCACAATTTGCAATGTTTTTTTATccgactgtgcaatgctcaacACTCCATCTCTGCTGCTATTAACATCAAACCCCTGCACTATTGAATATCATGTAGGCATGAATTCCAgagtggtaccgtgataggataccacctgtgcaacaagacCAGTCaggaaatttccttgctaccaaatattccacagtcagctgttagtgctATCATGACAAAGTGGAAGCGgttgggaacgacagcagctcagccacaaAAGTAGTAGGccaaataaaatcacagagtggatTCAGCAGGTGCTGAGGCACAtactgcacagaggtcaccaactttctgcagagtcatttgttgcagacctccaaacttcttGTGGCCTTCAGTACAGTATGTAGgcagcttcatggaatgggtttccatggccgagcaatTGCTTCCAAGCCTTGCATCACCAatcacaatgcaaagcatcagatgcagcagtgtaaagcacactgccactggactctagagaagtggagatgtgttctttGGAGTGataaatcacacttctccatctggcaatctgatggatgagtctgggttttgcAATTGCCAgaagaatggtacttgtctgactgcactgaattGGGCTCGCCCCCTtagctccagtgaaaggaactcttaatgcttcagcatatgaagacattttggataattttatgctcccagctttgtgggaaccTTCCTGTTCCAATGCTTACAAATTTGCTTCTggaataatggtcaaaaattcccatgaacacattcctaaaccttgtggaggGCCTTccaagaagagctgaagctgttatggcagcaaagggtgggctgataTATTAAAccatatggattaagaatgtggaaaatgtgctgcctgtaacatcattcagcatgaccagttttcggctccctagccggccttgggctggtaatcatatctctccaggacaatgtgtgatggtcgctcttcccctctgccctctctgtgatttgtgaagctggatctggtgtaccacggccgctgacgaacttccatcactatcagtgaactgttttggctaggagctggcatctggctccacaatgccctgaccctctcgtctccatctgcattccctcctgccccccctccttccccaccatattgctatcctggctttaaatgtgctaatatgctttgctaaggtggtttttttggaccctggtatggtgctcatcTTGAGCAcagtaccagatgacttttttttttaacctaactaccccatgatgtgtgtttgtttcctttttctggggactgattgTAGTGGCGGCGCCAGTGAAAAACGGCAGCGGctgcggacacccatctcccctatgttagccTTGTCTGTTTCTTCTCTGAATGGCTGTTCCGAACGGAATTTCGTTATATTATGATggaatgtcgttatataatttgttgtataatgattaatttcgttgtatgtataatgacaataaagttctattctattctattctattctagtttGGTGGTGTGTCATTGATGGTCTGGGGacgcatatccatggagggacccaCGGGCCTCTACAGACTGCCATTAAGTATCGGGATGATCAttggaaataataataataataacttagatTTATATAGCGCCTTTCACGAAACCCAAGTACGCTGAataatgagagagaaaaaaacctAGGAACTGAAGGCCTTTTTGAAaagatggtttttttttaacagtttcttaAAAGTGTCCAATGATGGGGCATTGCAAATCTGAACAGGAAGAGAGTTCCAGAGAGTAGTGGCTGCCACACTGAAGACTCTGTCCCCAAATTGCACATTTTCTTACATTTACTGCACTTTACCTGCTTTATTCATCCTGTGTAATATTATAAATCACATTCCTCTTGTTCCTCGGTCAGCACATCACGTTTTagtaaaattatagatattttTCTACCATTATGTCTTAGAACTGTGGGATGACAGCTCATGTGGAAACTGATGGAAATGAGCTTGTAGATTAATATGAAAGcaagggcagcatggtggcatggtggttggcactgttgcctcacagctagcaggacatctagaaggtctggttTCAAATCCACCTCAGTCTGGGCCTCTCTGCGTGGAGTTTGTTCtcctcatgtctgtgtgggtttcctctgggtcccacagtccaaaggcatgcagtgtgaatggttgtctgtctctctgtgttagccctgcaacaggctggcgacctatacagggtgtactctgccttttGCCCCAtgactgctgggataggctccagccccctgcaaccccaaacaggataagcagaatgGTTGGGGGGGGGCAACAAATTCAGGTAAcagaagtgaaataaaaaatttgATTACTGTAATAGTGTAACTGGAATAAGGAAAGCAATAATGCCTACATGTTAATGCAGTAATCATTTCAGACCAGAGGTGGCGCTTTTGCACCGGTAAGATTTTCTATAGCcgtacagagaagaagaaggattgTGGGATTGCAATGGCTGCTCCCTCATCTGTAAACATACGCGTTGAGTTTACGAAAGCCGGCGGTTAATTATTATCTCCGATGCCGTTAGG is a genomic window containing:
- the cyb5b gene encoding cytochrome b5 type B; protein product: MGEENKENLTKSGSGAANNDNVEQTCETVDDDVKCYTFEEIRVHNMSNDTWLIIHDKVYDISSFLEEHPGGEEVLLEQAGADATESFEDVGHSTDAREMLQQYYIGELHVDDRKKDNVKEVEVTKSGESSSWTMWLLPAVVAAVVGIVYRYYMFEHKSS